A DNA window from Halorussus salinus contains the following coding sequences:
- the pstB gene encoding phosphate ABC transporter ATP-binding protein PstB, with protein MTESTLDSTSPTDSRTDPTPETAEESAGTESPGVSSATTTGESEEPVQDEWTDYEFDGAPKLSVDDLDVYYGDDHALKGVSMDVPEKSVTALVGPSGCGKSTFLRCLNRMNDRINAATVDGSVELDGDEIYQDGVNLVELRKRVGMVFQAPNPFPKSIRDNISYGPRKHGDINDGLLDKLLGRADEEKEDQLVERALKQAALWEEVSDRLDDNALGLSGGQQQRLCIGRCLAVDPEVILMDEPASALDPIATAKIEDLIDDLSEQYTVVIVTHNMQQAARISDQTAVFLTGGELVEYGDTDQIFENPNSQRVEDYITGKFG; from the coding sequence ATGACAGAGAGTACCCTCGATTCCACGTCACCGACAGACAGTCGCACCGACCCGACCCCCGAAACCGCCGAGGAGTCCGCCGGAACCGAGTCGCCCGGCGTCTCGTCGGCGACCACGACGGGCGAGTCCGAAGAACCCGTCCAAGACGAGTGGACCGACTACGAGTTCGACGGCGCGCCGAAGCTCTCCGTCGACGACTTGGACGTGTACTACGGCGACGACCACGCGCTCAAGGGCGTCTCGATGGACGTGCCCGAGAAGAGCGTCACCGCACTCGTCGGTCCCTCCGGTTGCGGGAAGTCCACGTTCCTCCGGTGTCTCAACCGGATGAACGACCGCATCAACGCCGCGACCGTGGACGGCTCGGTCGAACTCGACGGCGACGAAATCTATCAGGACGGCGTGAACCTCGTGGAACTGCGCAAGCGCGTCGGGATGGTCTTTCAGGCTCCGAACCCCTTCCCGAAGTCCATCCGGGACAACATCTCCTACGGCCCGCGCAAGCACGGCGACATCAACGACGGCCTGCTGGACAAACTGCTGGGACGCGCCGACGAGGAGAAAGAAGACCAACTCGTGGAGCGCGCCCTGAAGCAGGCCGCGCTCTGGGAGGAGGTCAGCGACCGGCTGGACGACAACGCGCTCGGCCTGTCGGGCGGCCAACAACAGCGACTGTGCATCGGTCGGTGTCTCGCGGTGGACCCCGAGGTTATCCTGATGGACGAACCGGCCTCGGCGCTCGACCCCATCGCCACCGCCAAAATCGAGGACCTCATCGACGACCTCTCCGAACAGTACACGGTCGTCATCGTCACCCACAACATGCAACAGGCCGCCCGAATCTCCGACCAGACCGCGGTCTTCCTCACCGGCGGGGAGTTGGTCGAGTACGGCGACACCGACCAGATATTCGAGAATCCCAACAGCCAGCGCGTCGAGGACTACATCACCGGGAAGTTCGGATAA
- the pstA gene encoding phosphate ABC transporter permease PstA produces MSGLTGDDGESVADDRDTLVREGTSVPELIAAATVGLSALLFALALAAHFELFAMTDSVAGVPMVTALGALLGLLGAIIVGFGVASRLDYLPTEPQADAGLVAATAFSAIWFVVGGLVGSQTFGLGLVGWLLAGLVAAGLAFAATVVPREDIGSTVPAGALALFAGLVFVTGTIGPDWSWAPGGLRATFFPRFVVPTVVMFCALLLGWSAAKAYGGFGARGRHVGAHVLIYLNALAIIAVLFGLVAFVVAKGFPGLFQGFTLGAGTGPETTIALFGFSYTIVWPVSWPFLMNGVSLLAEVDGVLPAIAGTVWLVVGAVLFAVPLGVGAAIFLSEYADEGRFTELVEIATNGLWSTPSIVYGLFGYAFLIPRFGDQKSLLSGMLTLGFMLLPLVVITGREAMLSVPDEYRDASAALGVSKWETVRSVVLPAAMPGVVTGIILGVGRIAGETAPILLTMAGGTFLPGSQTVDVLGGFEFTSAPPFVTNPELLQATSALPYQVYALVTAGVGGPLGNPENFAWGLTLVLLAIVLTFYAIGIATRHYFRKKLHQ; encoded by the coding sequence ATGAGCGGTCTCACCGGCGACGACGGGGAGAGCGTCGCCGACGACCGCGACACGCTCGTCCGCGAGGGCACCTCGGTCCCGGAGCTGATAGCGGCCGCGACGGTTGGCCTCTCGGCCCTGCTGTTCGCGCTGGCGCTCGCCGCCCACTTCGAACTGTTCGCCATGACCGATTCGGTCGCTGGCGTCCCGATGGTGACCGCGCTCGGCGCGCTCCTCGGGCTTCTGGGCGCGATTATCGTCGGCTTCGGCGTCGCCTCGCGCCTCGACTACCTCCCGACCGAACCGCAGGCCGACGCCGGTCTCGTCGCGGCGACGGCGTTCTCGGCCATCTGGTTCGTCGTCGGCGGACTCGTCGGCTCCCAGACGTTCGGTCTCGGCCTCGTCGGCTGGCTCCTCGCCGGACTCGTCGCGGCCGGACTCGCGTTCGCCGCGACGGTCGTGCCCCGCGAGGACATCGGCTCGACGGTGCCAGCGGGGGCGCTCGCGCTGTTCGCCGGTCTCGTCTTCGTCACGGGAACCATCGGCCCGGACTGGTCGTGGGCACCCGGCGGACTCCGCGCGACTTTCTTCCCCCGGTTCGTCGTCCCGACCGTCGTCATGTTCTGTGCGCTGCTCCTCGGTTGGTCGGCCGCGAAAGCCTACGGCGGGTTCGGGGCGCGCGGCCGCCACGTCGGCGCGCACGTCCTCATCTACCTCAACGCGCTCGCTATCATCGCGGTCCTGTTCGGTCTCGTCGCGTTCGTCGTCGCCAAGGGCTTCCCCGGTCTCTTCCAAGGATTCACTCTCGGGGCCGGTACCGGACCGGAGACGACCATCGCGCTCTTCGGCTTCAGTTACACCATCGTCTGGCCGGTCTCGTGGCCGTTCCTGATGAACGGCGTCTCCCTGCTGGCCGAGGTCGACGGCGTCCTCCCGGCCATCGCGGGGACGGTCTGGCTCGTCGTCGGCGCGGTGCTGTTCGCGGTTCCGCTCGGCGTCGGCGCGGCCATCTTCCTGAGCGAGTACGCCGACGAAGGTCGGTTCACCGAACTCGTCGAGATAGCGACCAACGGGCTGTGGAGTACGCCGAGCATCGTCTACGGGCTGTTCGGCTACGCGTTCCTCATCCCGCGGTTCGGCGACCAGAAGTCGCTGCTCTCGGGCATGCTCACGCTCGGGTTCATGCTCCTCCCGCTGGTGGTCATCACCGGCCGCGAGGCCATGCTCTCGGTCCCCGACGAGTACCGCGACGCGAGCGCGGCGCTCGGCGTCTCGAAGTGGGAGACCGTCCGGAGCGTCGTCCTCCCGGCCGCGATGCCCGGCGTCGTCACCGGCATCATCTTGGGCGTCGGTCGCATCGCTGGCGAGACCGCGCCCATCTTACTCACGATGGCTGGCGGGACGTTCCTGCCGGGGAGCCAGACCGTGGACGTACTCGGCGGCTTCGAGTTCACCTCGGCACCGCCGTTCGTGACGAACCCCGAACTCCTGCAAGCGACCAGCGCGCTCCCTTATCAGGTGTACGCGCTCGTCACGGCCGGAGTCGGCGGCCCGCTCGGCAATCCCGAGAACTTCGCGTGGGGACTCACGCTGGTCCTCCTCGCTATCGTCTTGACGTTCTACGCCATCGGCATCGCGACGAGACACTACTTCCGGAAGAAACTCCACCAATGA
- the pstC gene encoding phosphate ABC transporter permease subunit PstC, which translates to MASVTDADSTDRRGTVQRKLADAREQVEDAENTALVAGAVGLLALLGTFVGFLVMSPLTIVALVGFLATVAYGWFRHQAVTVHALALVMTVSTLLILGLITVFIFLEAWPAFEYASVTLYGIEIPGLRLFTETQWDPVTAERFSLVPMIHGTVLVTIIATIVAGPLGVAAALFISEIAPPVVREFVKPAVEILAGIPSIVYGFIGFTILSPWASEQFDLVGQGTYLFVGIVVGLMSLPTVVSVAEDALNSVPESMKNGSLALGTTDWQTMSTITLPAAFSGVSAAVLLGVGRAIGETMAATVMLRNSPALPDPLFNVFYGFETLTSLIAARYGSSHGLQFNALFAAGVVLFVTVLFLSVGSQLIERRMEEKLGGDP; encoded by the coding sequence ATGGCATCTGTGACTGACGCTGACTCGACCGACCGACGCGGAACCGTCCAGCGCAAGCTGGCCGACGCCCGCGAGCAGGTCGAAGACGCAGAGAACACTGCGCTCGTGGCTGGTGCAGTGGGCTTGCTGGCGCTTCTGGGGACGTTCGTCGGCTTCCTCGTGATGTCGCCGCTGACCATCGTCGCGCTCGTCGGCTTTCTGGCGACTGTGGCGTACGGCTGGTTCCGACACCAAGCGGTGACTGTACACGCACTGGCACTGGTGATGACGGTCTCGACTCTCCTGATTTTGGGACTCATCACGGTGTTCATCTTCCTCGAAGCGTGGCCCGCGTTCGAGTACGCGAGCGTAACCCTGTACGGCATCGAAATCCCCGGTCTCAGGCTGTTCACCGAGACGCAGTGGGACCCAGTAACCGCCGAGCGGTTCTCGCTCGTGCCGATGATTCACGGCACTGTCCTCGTGACCATCATCGCTACGATCGTCGCCGGGCCGCTCGGCGTCGCGGCCGCGCTGTTCATCAGCGAAATCGCGCCGCCCGTGGTTCGGGAGTTCGTCAAGCCCGCGGTCGAAATTCTGGCTGGTATCCCCTCCATCGTCTACGGCTTCATCGGCTTCACCATCCTCAGTCCGTGGGCGAGCGAGCAGTTCGACCTCGTGGGACAGGGCACGTACCTCTTCGTCGGCATCGTCGTCGGCCTGATGTCGCTCCCGACGGTGGTGTCGGTCGCGGAGGACGCCCTGAACAGCGTCCCCGAGTCGATGAAGAACGGGTCGCTCGCGCTCGGCACGACCGACTGGCAGACGATGTCCACCATCACCCTGCCAGCGGCGTTCTCGGGCGTCTCGGCGGCGGTCCTGCTGGGCGTCGGTCGCGCCATCGGCGAGACGATGGCCGCGACGGTGATGCTCCGCAACAGCCCTGCGCTCCCCGACCCGCTGTTCAACGTCTTCTACGGGTTCGAGACGCTCACGTCGCTCATCGCGGCGCGCTACGGGAGTTCCCACGGACTCCAGTTCAACGCGCTGTTCGCGGCCGGGGTCGTCCTGTTCGTGACGGTCCTGTTCCTCAGCGTGGGGTCTCAGCTCATCGAGCGACGCATGGAGGAGAAACTCGGGGGTGACCCGTGA
- a CDS encoding PstS family phosphate ABC transporter substrate-binding protein: protein MTSDKGRQSDDVSRRMFLLASGAGVTTALAGCSGSSNDNATTESSGDSGNSEATEESMDEEATTQEQSSGMDTSMLTAEGSSTVYPISNKGSSYWNSNAPASDGEYWGSNGDASVPGWDQIETDERLADYFASLYGFEPTGQQATPPYATSVALSHSGTGCKSVRDGLVDIGNSSGPITAELGISEEKRDENYVDHVVGRDGQPVVVSKDIWDAGVQQLTGEQIKKIYQNEITNWSEVGGPDKEIYCVGRAEGSGTDTSFRLNMLGDAEASMEGVDTRKGQNQQVKTVVQQNEGAIAYMALAFTGEQVRPIAIDFDGTTYKPDKSAENTIFDSSYPLNRDLHMYTTKTDDTPDGTDLREAAFLNMFLTEFGQKVFVEANNYIPLPDKDIEKEKAKLPDQA from the coding sequence ATGACGTCTGATAAAGGACGGCAGTCGGACGACGTATCGCGCCGCATGTTCCTGCTCGCGTCTGGTGCCGGTGTCACGACCGCACTCGCCGGTTGTTCCGGTAGCTCGAACGACAACGCCACCACCGAGTCGAGCGGCGACTCCGGCAACTCCGAGGCCACCGAGGAGTCCATGGACGAGGAGGCGACGACCCAAGAACAGTCCTCGGGGATGGACACCTCGATGCTCACCGCCGAGGGCTCCTCGACGGTCTACCCCATCTCGAACAAGGGGAGTTCGTACTGGAACTCCAACGCGCCCGCCAGCGACGGCGAGTACTGGGGGTCGAACGGCGATGCCTCCGTCCCCGGCTGGGACCAGATCGAGACCGACGAGCGCCTCGCCGACTACTTCGCGAGCCTCTACGGCTTCGAGCCGACGGGCCAGCAGGCGACGCCGCCGTACGCGACCAGCGTCGCCCTGAGCCACTCCGGCACCGGCTGTAAGTCCGTCCGCGACGGCCTCGTGGACATCGGGAACTCCTCGGGTCCCATCACGGCCGAACTCGGCATCAGCGAGGAGAAGCGCGACGAGAACTACGTCGACCACGTCGTCGGCCGCGACGGCCAGCCCGTCGTCGTGAGCAAGGACATCTGGGACGCTGGCGTCCAGCAACTCACCGGCGAGCAGATCAAGAAGATCTACCAGAACGAGATCACCAACTGGAGCGAAGTCGGCGGTCCGGACAAGGAAATCTACTGCGTCGGCCGTGCCGAGGGTTCGGGGACGGACACTTCCTTCCGCCTCAACATGCTCGGCGACGCCGAGGCCTCGATGGAGGGCGTCGACACCCGTAAGGGTCAGAACCAGCAGGTCAAGACGGTCGTCCAGCAGAACGAGGGTGCCATCGCGTACATGGCGCTGGCGTTCACGGGCGAGCAGGTCCGACCCATCGCCATCGACTTCGACGGCACGACCTACAAGCCCGACAAGAGCGCGGAGAACACCATCTTCGACAGCTCGTACCCTCTCAACCGGGACCTGCACATGTACACGACGAAGACCGACGACACCCCGGACGGGACCGACCTGCGCGAGGCCGCGTTCCTCAACATGTTCCTGACCGAGTTCGGTCAGAAGGTGTTCGTCGAGGCGAACAACTACATCCCGCTCCCGGACAAGGACATCGAGAAGGAGAAGGCCAAGCTGCCCGACCAAGCGTAA
- the thsB gene encoding thermosome subunit beta — protein sequence MSQRGQRMQGQPMIVMSEESQRVKDKDAQEHNISAARAVADAVRSTLGPKGMDKMLVDSMGDVTITNDGVTILKEMDIDNPTAEMIIEVAETQEDEAGDGTTTAVAVTGELLKNAEELLEQDIHPTAIIKGFHLASEKAREEINNVAEDVEPDDEDLLRKVAETSMTGKGAELNKEVLSEIIVEAVQQVTVDGTVDLEYVKTETQTGRSSGESELLKGAVISKDPVHDNMPKSAEDADILLLNEAVEIEETDVDTSVNIEDPDQLQSFLDQEEEQLKAKVDKIVETGADVVFCQKGIDDMAQHYLAKEGILAVRRVKKSDVGFLKEVLGASVVSDLDSASSDDLGKGDVTRDEGDELFYVEGEDSHGVTLLLRGSTDHVVDELERGVTDALDVVAQTVSDGRVVSGGGAIEVEIAGRLRDYADSVSGREQLAVEAFADSLELVPRVLAENAGLDSIDTLVDLRSAHESGDERAGLNVHSGEVEDTFDAGVVEPAHAKEQAVSSATEAANLVLKIDDIISAGDLSTDKGDDEGGPGGAGGMGGMGGMGGAM from the coding sequence ATGAGTCAGCGAGGACAGCGAATGCAAGGCCAGCCGATGATCGTAATGTCCGAGGAGTCCCAGCGCGTCAAGGACAAAGACGCCCAAGAGCACAACATCAGCGCCGCCCGCGCGGTCGCTGACGCGGTTCGCTCGACGCTCGGACCCAAGGGGATGGACAAGATGCTCGTCGACTCGATGGGCGACGTGACCATCACGAACGACGGCGTGACCATCCTCAAGGAGATGGACATCGACAACCCGACGGCCGAGATGATCATCGAGGTCGCCGAAACCCAAGAGGACGAAGCGGGCGACGGCACTACGACCGCCGTCGCGGTGACCGGCGAACTTCTGAAGAACGCCGAGGAGCTTCTCGAACAGGACATCCACCCGACGGCCATCATCAAGGGCTTCCACCTCGCCAGCGAGAAGGCCCGCGAGGAGATCAACAACGTCGCCGAGGACGTGGAACCCGACGACGAAGACCTCCTGCGCAAGGTCGCCGAGACCTCCATGACCGGCAAGGGCGCGGAACTCAACAAGGAGGTCCTCTCGGAGATCATCGTCGAGGCGGTCCAGCAAGTCACCGTCGACGGCACGGTCGACCTCGAATACGTCAAGACCGAGACCCAGACCGGTCGCTCGTCGGGCGAGTCGGAACTCCTCAAGGGCGCGGTCATCAGCAAGGACCCGGTCCACGACAACATGCCCAAGAGCGCCGAGGACGCCGACATCCTCCTGCTCAACGAGGCCGTCGAAATCGAGGAGACCGACGTTGACACCAGCGTCAACATCGAGGACCCCGACCAGCTCCAGAGCTTCCTCGACCAAGAGGAAGAACAGCTCAAGGCGAAGGTCGACAAAATCGTCGAGACCGGTGCCGACGTGGTCTTCTGTCAGAAAGGCATCGACGACATGGCCCAGCACTACCTCGCCAAAGAGGGCATCCTCGCGGTCCGCCGCGTCAAGAAGAGCGACGTTGGCTTCCTCAAGGAAGTCCTCGGCGCGAGCGTCGTCTCGGACCTCGACAGCGCCAGTAGCGACGACCTCGGCAAGGGCGACGTGACCCGCGACGAGGGCGACGAACTGTTCTACGTCGAAGGCGAGGACAGTCACGGCGTCACCCTCCTGCTGCGCGGTTCGACCGACCACGTGGTCGACGAACTCGAACGCGGCGTCACCGACGCTCTCGACGTGGTCGCGCAGACCGTCTCGGACGGCCGCGTCGTCTCCGGCGGCGGTGCCATCGAGGTCGAAATCGCTGGTCGCCTCCGCGACTACGCCGACTCCGTCTCCGGCCGCGAACAGCTCGCGGTCGAAGCGTTCGCTGACTCGCTCGAACTCGTCCCGCGCGTCCTCGCGGAGAACGCGGGTCTCGACTCCATCGACACGCTCGTGGACCTGCGCTCGGCCCACGAGTCCGGCGACGAGCGCGCTGGCCTGAACGTCCACAGCGGCGAGGTCGAGGACACCTTCGACGCGGGCGTCGTCGAGCCTGCCCACGCCAAGGAGCAGGCCGTCTCCAGTGCCACCGAGGCCGCGAACCTCGTGCTCAAAATCGACGACATCATCTCCGCCGGTGACCTCTCGACCGACAAGGGCGACGACGAGGGCGGACCCGGCGGCGCTGGCGGCATGGGCGGCATGGGCGGCATGGGCGGCGCGATGTAA
- a CDS encoding ornithine cyclodeaminase family protein, with product MDTLLLNQEAVDENTQMPDVIRAVEDAFAAYARGDAQMPAKSYIDLPQYNGDFRSMPAYLEADDWDAAGIKWVNVHPDNPENFDLPTVMGTMVYSNPETAFPLAIMDGTELTMKRTGAAAAVATDYLAVEDATTMGVVGAGVQSYTQLEAISEVRPIEEVVVSDLDDERVADFIAYFEDDFEVRAGSIEEAAQCDVLSTVTPVEDPIVTREDIGEHTHVNAMGADAEGKHELADEILLDAKLVIDDHAQTTHSGEINVPYHEGVLTDDDIYGEVGDIVVGDLAGRTGEDGITVFDSTGLAIQDVAAAHVVYEHADENDNGYPFDLIGTGTQ from the coding sequence ATGGACACGCTGTTGCTGAATCAGGAAGCCGTAGACGAGAACACCCAGATGCCGGACGTAATTCGAGCGGTCGAGGACGCGTTCGCGGCGTACGCCCGAGGAGACGCCCAGATGCCCGCCAAGTCCTACATCGACCTGCCCCAGTACAACGGGGACTTCCGGTCGATGCCCGCCTACCTCGAAGCCGACGACTGGGACGCCGCCGGAATCAAGTGGGTCAACGTCCACCCCGACAACCCCGAGAACTTCGACCTGCCGACCGTGATGGGCACGATGGTCTACTCGAACCCCGAGACCGCCTTCCCGCTGGCCATCATGGACGGGACCGAACTGACGATGAAGCGGACCGGCGCGGCCGCCGCGGTCGCCACCGACTACCTCGCGGTCGAGGACGCGACGACGATGGGCGTCGTCGGCGCTGGCGTTCAGTCCTACACCCAACTCGAAGCCATCTCGGAGGTCCGCCCCATCGAGGAGGTCGTCGTCAGCGACTTGGACGACGAGCGCGTCGCCGACTTCATCGCGTACTTCGAGGACGACTTCGAGGTTCGCGCGGGGTCCATCGAGGAGGCCGCCCAGTGTGACGTACTCTCGACGGTCACGCCGGTCGAGGACCCCATCGTCACGCGCGAGGACATCGGCGAACACACCCACGTCAACGCGATGGGTGCCGACGCCGAGGGCAAGCACGAACTCGCCGACGAGATTCTGCTGGACGCCAAACTGGTCATCGACGACCACGCCCAGACGACTCACTCCGGCGAGATCAACGTCCCGTACCACGAGGGCGTCCTGACCGACGACGACATCTACGGCGAGGTCGGCGACATCGTGGTCGGCGACTTGGCGGGCCGGACCGGCGAGGACGGCATCACGGTCTTCGACAGCACCGGACTCGCCATCCAAGACGTGGCCGCGGCCCACGTCGTCTACGAACACGCCGACGAGAACGACAACGGCTACCCCTTCGACCTCATCGGCACCGGCACGCAGTAA
- a CDS encoding DUF7535 family protein yields the protein MSSGESEGGDESVVPEPITEAVPEPVKEIVRTVTPSYRGRPDAEMTTIGIAYALGLVVVLIPLLPFIVIVWVVSKITGYFARKAPTDRVR from the coding sequence ATGAGTTCAGGGGAGTCCGAAGGGGGCGACGAGAGCGTGGTGCCGGAACCGATTACGGAAGCCGTGCCGGAGCCGGTAAAAGAAATCGTGCGGACGGTTACGCCGTCCTACCGAGGGCGACCGGACGCCGAGATGACGACCATCGGAATCGCCTACGCTCTGGGATTGGTCGTCGTCCTGATTCCGCTCCTGCCGTTCATCGTCATCGTCTGGGTCGTCTCGAAGATTACGGGGTACTTCGCTCGAAAAGCGCCGACCGACAGGGTTCGCTGA
- a CDS encoding OsmC family protein: MAAETIKHGIDLEQYAAFIERGTENPDDVMLGLGATGIDEGRPMHTLAKIDGYRYGDEEIRRPTRQYTFQFGAFKEVERDAGFVDPDDRPEPVEVALAALTGCINATLDVVALENEIELDALETDVSVTLDPRAFFGIRDADEAGDVYDDFAVEIEVAGTDLSDEDRETLRAGVARSPVFNLMTRSHELSPEVRLKDAPSM; the protein is encoded by the coding sequence ATGGCCGCAGAGACCATCAAGCACGGTATCGACCTCGAACAGTACGCCGCGTTCATCGAACGCGGGACCGAGAACCCCGACGACGTGATGCTCGGCCTCGGCGCGACGGGCATCGACGAGGGCCGACCGATGCACACGCTGGCGAAGATAGACGGCTACCGCTACGGCGACGAGGAGATACGCCGTCCGACGCGCCAGTACACCTTCCAGTTCGGCGCGTTCAAGGAAGTCGAGCGGGACGCGGGGTTCGTGGACCCCGACGACCGTCCGGAACCCGTGGAGGTCGCGCTGGCGGCGCTCACGGGGTGCATCAACGCCACCCTCGACGTGGTCGCGCTGGAGAACGAGATCGAACTCGACGCGCTCGAAACCGACGTGAGCGTCACCCTCGACCCGCGGGCGTTCTTCGGCATCCGGGACGCCGACGAGGCTGGCGACGTGTACGACGACTTCGCCGTCGAAATCGAAGTCGCCGGGACCGACCTCTCCGACGAGGACCGTGAGACGCTCCGGGCGGGCGTGGCGCGCTCGCCGGTGTTCAATCTGATGACGCGCTCCCACGAACTATCGCCCGAAGTGCGACTAAAAGACGCGCCGTCGATGTGA
- a CDS encoding peroxiredoxin, producing the protein MTLETGADAPTVEATNQRGETIELDFSEPTVLYFYPRDDTPGCTTEAEQFDAELEGYRDAGVSVVGVSTDDVASHEEFAEKYELRFDLLADPEGELADAFDVDTSRGAAPRTTFVLADGEVKAVYEGVDPDGHAREVLNDMLDADLVTLE; encoded by the coding sequence ATGACGCTCGAAACGGGCGCGGACGCGCCGACTGTCGAAGCCACGAACCAGCGCGGCGAGACCATCGAACTCGACTTCTCGGAACCGACCGTGCTGTACTTCTACCCCCGCGACGACACGCCGGGGTGTACCACCGAGGCCGAGCAGTTCGACGCCGAGTTGGAGGGCTACCGCGACGCGGGCGTCTCGGTGGTCGGCGTCTCGACCGACGACGTGGCGAGTCACGAGGAGTTCGCCGAGAAGTACGAACTCCGATTCGACCTGCTGGCCGACCCGGAGGGCGAACTCGCCGACGCCTTCGACGTGGACACCTCCCGCGGCGCGGCCCCGCGCACGACCTTCGTCCTCGCCGACGGCGAAGTGAAGGCGGTCTACGAGGGCGTGGACCCCGACGGCCACGCCCGCGAGGTGCTGAACGACATGCTCGACGCGGACCTCGTGACCTTGGAGTAG
- a CDS encoding Hsp20/alpha crystallin family protein, whose product MAGRKNPFEDLEQMIERMSRQFEESMGGEIAGQLGGGASVDVADRGDEFVVTADLPGFRKEDIDVTLRGDHLQIRAETEQETEEEGDEEGRYIRKERRHQSVNRTVTFPEEVDDGNVAAEYRNGVLTVTVGKLAAGGEDSHSIDIE is encoded by the coding sequence ATGGCAGGACGAAAGAATCCGTTCGAAGACTTGGAACAGATGATAGAGCGCATGAGCCGCCAGTTCGAGGAGTCGATGGGCGGCGAGATAGCTGGTCAACTCGGCGGCGGCGCGTCCGTCGACGTGGCCGACCGGGGCGACGAGTTCGTCGTCACCGCCGACCTCCCCGGTTTCCGGAAGGAGGACATCGACGTGACGCTCCGGGGCGACCACCTCCAGATTCGCGCCGAGACCGAACAGGAGACCGAAGAAGAAGGCGACGAGGAGGGCCGATACATCCGGAAGGAGCGCCGCCACCAGTCGGTCAACCGTACCGTGACCTTCCCCGAGGAGGTAGACGACGGGAACGTCGCCGCCGAGTACCGAAACGGCGTGCTGACGGTGACGGTCGGGAAACTGGCCGCTGGCGGCGAGGATTCGCACAGCATCGACATCGAGTGA
- the pheA gene encoding prephenate dehydratase, translated as MQAVTLGPEGTYSHRAASAVADEVEFRESVTAIVEAVADEEYDRGVVPIENSIEGSVTETLDALSEREIAAVQEIVTPIRHALLAQRDEFSVVASHSQALAQCRSYLEAEYPDADLEAVASTARGVEHARENPDVAAIGHPDNASGDPDLSVVAEGIQDRNSNATRFFVIAPASEQSEAGGKSSLVVYPNANYPGLLLELLEPFAERDVNLTRVESRPSGERLGDYVFHVDFEAGLYEERARAAIADVEDIAENGWVRRLGSYDTEHVLY; from the coding sequence ATGCAAGCAGTCACGCTCGGTCCCGAGGGGACCTACTCGCACCGCGCCGCTAGCGCCGTCGCCGACGAGGTCGAGTTCCGCGAGTCCGTCACCGCCATCGTGGAGGCCGTCGCCGACGAGGAGTACGACCGCGGCGTGGTCCCAATCGAGAACAGCATCGAGGGGAGCGTCACCGAGACGCTGGACGCGCTGAGCGAGCGCGAAATCGCCGCCGTGCAGGAAATCGTCACGCCGATTCGCCACGCCCTGCTCGCCCAGCGCGACGAGTTCTCCGTCGTCGCCAGCCACTCCCAAGCGTTGGCCCAGTGTCGAAGCTACCTCGAAGCCGAGTACCCCGACGCGGACCTCGAAGCGGTCGCCAGCACCGCCCGCGGCGTCGAACACGCCCGCGAGAACCCCGACGTGGCCGCCATCGGCCACCCGGACAACGCCAGCGGCGACCCGGACCTCTCGGTCGTCGCCGAGGGGATTCAGGACCGGAACTCGAACGCGACGCGCTTCTTCGTCATCGCGCCCGCGAGCGAGCAGTCCGAGGCGGGCGGCAAGTCCTCGCTGGTGGTCTACCCGAACGCCAACTACCCCGGTCTCCTGCTCGAACTGCTGGAACCGTTCGCCGAGCGTGATGTCAACCTGACGCGCGTTGAGTCCCGCCCGAGCGGCGAGCGGTTGGGCGACTACGTGTTCCACGTCGATTTCGAGGCGGGCCTCTACGAGGAGCGCGCCCGAGCGGCCATCGCCGACGTGGAGGACATCGCCGAGAACGGGTGGGTCCGGCGACTCGGGTCCTACGACACCGAACACGTGCTGTACTGA
- a CDS encoding HVO_0649 family zinc finger protein encodes MAHSRPGGHSPFERLRSRYEERDLVCPKCGYDDADGKWLAATGGDRIQYRHLCPSCGYVRRRTFLLGEE; translated from the coding sequence ATGGCCCACAGCAGACCCGGCGGCCACTCCCCGTTCGAGCGACTGCGCTCGCGCTACGAGGAGCGCGACCTCGTCTGTCCGAAGTGCGGCTACGACGACGCCGACGGGAAGTGGCTCGCGGCGACCGGTGGCGACCGCATCCAGTACCGCCACCTCTGTCCCAGTTGCGGCTACGTCCGGCGTCGGACGTTCCTCCTCGGCGAGGAGTGA